The following proteins are encoded in a genomic region of Galbibacter sp. BG1:
- the fumC gene encoding class II fumarate hydratase: MDFRIEKDTMGEVQVPSDKLWGAQTERSRNNFKIGAPASMPLEVVYGFAYLKKAAAYTNCELGVLPIDKRDYIAQVCDEILEGKHDDQFPLVIWQTGSGTQSNMNVNEVIANRAHQLAGKKIGEGDKTLQPNDDVNKSQSSNDTFPTGMHIAAYKMVVETTIPGVTQLRNTLKKKSEEFKNVVKIGRTHLMDATPLTLGQEFSGYVSQLDHGLKALNNTLEHLSELALGGTAVGTGLNTPKGYAKRVAEFIAKFTEHPFKTADNKFEALAAHDAFVETHGALKQLAVSLNKIANDIRLMASGPRSGIGELIIPANEPGSSIMPGKVNPTQCEALTMVCAQVMGNDVAVTVGGTQGHYELNVFKPMMAANVLQSARLIGDACVSFEEHCANGIEPNTKRINELVNNSLMLVTALNTKIGYYKAAEIANKAHEEGTTLKEAATALGYVTEEEFDEWVKPEDMVGGMK; the protein is encoded by the coding sequence ATGGATTTTAGAATAGAGAAAGATACTATGGGGGAAGTTCAAGTTCCTTCAGATAAATTATGGGGAGCGCAAACTGAACGTTCTAGAAACAATTTCAAAATTGGGGCGCCCGCTTCCATGCCTTTGGAAGTGGTTTACGGCTTTGCTTATTTAAAAAAGGCGGCTGCCTACACCAATTGCGAACTCGGAGTTTTACCAATTGACAAGAGAGATTATATTGCTCAGGTGTGTGATGAAATACTGGAAGGTAAGCACGACGACCAATTTCCTTTGGTAATTTGGCAAACTGGCTCTGGCACACAGAGTAATATGAATGTGAATGAAGTAATCGCCAATAGAGCGCATCAATTGGCAGGAAAAAAAATAGGTGAAGGCGATAAAACCTTACAACCTAACGACGATGTAAACAAATCGCAATCCTCTAACGATACCTTCCCAACGGGAATGCATATTGCCGCCTACAAAATGGTTGTAGAAACAACCATCCCGGGAGTTACGCAGCTTAGAAATACATTAAAAAAGAAATCCGAAGAGTTTAAAAATGTGGTTAAAATAGGGCGTACACACCTTATGGATGCCACTCCCCTTACTCTTGGACAGGAATTTTCTGGATATGTTTCCCAGCTGGATCACGGTTTAAAAGCACTTAACAATACACTCGAACATTTATCTGAACTTGCTTTGGGAGGAACCGCGGTAGGTACTGGTTTAAACACCCCAAAAGGTTATGCTAAGCGAGTGGCGGAATTTATTGCCAAGTTCACGGAACATCCTTTTAAAACTGCAGATAATAAATTTGAGGCCTTGGCGGCTCACGATGCTTTTGTAGAAACCCATGGAGCACTAAAACAATTGGCTGTTTCCTTAAATAAAATTGCCAACGATATAAGGTTAATGGCCTCCGGACCACGTAGTGGAATCGGAGAACTTATTATTCCAGCCAACGAGCCGGGAAGTTCCATCATGCCAGGAAAAGTTAACCCTACGCAATGCGAGGCACTAACCATGGTTTGTGCACAGGTTATGGGGAACGATGTTGCGGTTACTGTAGGTGGAACTCAAGGACATTACGAACTTAATGTTTTTAAACCTATGATGGCTGCCAATGTTTTGCAATCGGCTAGATTAATCGGCGATGCCTGTGTTAGTTTTGAAGAGCATTGCGCTAATGGTATAGAACCCAATACAAAACGCATCAACGAATTGGTAAACAATTCCTTGATGTTGGTAACGGCTTTAAATACCAAGATTGGATATTACAAGGCGGCAGAAATTGCCAATAAAGCCCACGAAGAAGGAACTACTTTAAAAGAGGCGGCTACAGCTTTAGGATATGTTACTGAAGAAGAATTCGACGAATGGGTAAAACCTGAAGATATGGTAGGTGGCATGAAATAA
- a CDS encoding alkaline phosphatase D family protein — MRFLPPFYVLLFLCFGCKSGQTETYSLNDDEFVIAFGSCNRQDQENLLWDDVLLNNPAVWIWGGDNIYADTADLREMRKDYEEQRYQDGYKEVAKAMDVMGTWDDHDYGLNDGGAEWAMKEKSQELFLNFLNVPKNDVRRKQEGVYNSKTYKTAEGNVKIILLDTRYFRSPLTKNLGEDGKRYMPNPKGVGTILGDKQWKWLEKELKNSTATFNIIVSSIQVLSNKHGFETWGNFPHEVEKLFSLIKSSQAQRVIILSGDRHISEFSEINISDLSYPIVDFTSSGLTHTYEEYSGEENPYRVGRVVTQKSFGLLRLNMKNHHVDMQMIGNGNKVLNELEQGY, encoded by the coding sequence ATGCGTTTTTTACCTCCATTTTATGTCCTGTTATTTCTTTGTTTCGGGTGCAAGTCTGGCCAAACAGAAACCTATTCTTTAAACGACGACGAGTTTGTAATTGCATTTGGCTCTTGTAACAGGCAAGATCAAGAAAACCTGCTTTGGGACGATGTTTTATTAAACAATCCTGCGGTTTGGATATGGGGTGGCGACAATATTTATGCAGATACTGCCGACTTAAGGGAAATGCGAAAGGATTATGAAGAGCAACGTTACCAAGATGGATATAAAGAAGTGGCTAAAGCTATGGATGTTATGGGAACTTGGGACGATCATGATTATGGTTTAAACGATGGGGGAGCCGAATGGGCAATGAAAGAAAAATCACAAGAACTGTTTCTTAATTTTTTAAATGTACCAAAAAATGATGTCCGCAGAAAACAAGAAGGCGTCTATAACTCCAAAACTTATAAGACTGCTGAAGGAAACGTAAAAATCATTTTACTCGACACACGCTATTTTAGATCTCCGCTTACCAAAAATTTAGGGGAAGATGGAAAGCGTTATATGCCAAACCCTAAGGGCGTGGGAACAATTTTAGGGGATAAACAATGGAAATGGTTAGAAAAGGAATTAAAGAATTCTACGGCGACCTTTAATATTATTGTGAGCAGCATACAGGTACTTTCGAACAAGCATGGTTTTGAAACTTGGGGGAATTTTCCGCATGAAGTGGAAAAACTGTTTTCCTTGATAAAAAGTAGCCAAGCACAACGGGTGATTATCCTTTCGGGCGACCGCCACATTTCTGAATTTTCTGAGATAAACATTAGCGATTTAAGTTACCCGATTGTTGATTTTACCTCTAGCGGACTCACACATACCTACGAAGAGTATTCAGGGGAGGAAAACCCCTATCGAGTGGGGAGAGTGGTAACCCAAAAAAGTTTCGGATTGCTTAGACTGAACATGAAAAACCATCATGTGGATATGCAAATGATCGGCAACGGAAACAAAGTTCTTAACGAATTGGAGCAAGGGTATTAG
- a CDS encoding DHH family phosphoesterase: MEEMQIKELKNILSTPKKIVIIPHKNPDGDAIGSSLGLYHYLKHYQHEVHIIAPNEYPEFLKWMPGEDDILKYEYQADACNSIIQKAELVFTLDFNSLSRIDEVQNALKDFQGDYVMIDHHQAPEGYARFMYSNTAMSSTCEMIYNFIDFLGDTDKITSEIATCLYTGIMTDTGSFRFPSTTSSTHRIVANLIDKGAENANIHNAIFDTNSIDKLHLLGCALKNLVALPEYHTVYITLSREELQQYNYKKGDTEGFVNYGLSLDGIKFAVIFIESVQEDLIKISLRSKGDFSVNEFSRAHFNGGGHTNAAGGRSELSLEETTKKFEEILKDYKSQLQ, from the coding sequence ATGGAAGAAATGCAAATAAAAGAATTAAAAAACATACTATCGACCCCAAAAAAGATAGTAATCATACCACATAAGAACCCTGATGGCGATGCTATTGGCTCTTCCTTAGGGCTGTATCATTATCTTAAACATTATCAACACGAAGTGCACATCATCGCCCCAAACGAGTATCCAGAATTCTTAAAATGGATGCCCGGGGAAGATGATATTTTAAAATATGAATATCAAGCTGACGCCTGCAATTCCATCATCCAAAAAGCAGAACTGGTATTTACGTTGGATTTTAATTCCTTGAGCAGAATCGATGAAGTACAAAACGCTCTAAAAGATTTTCAAGGTGATTATGTTATGATAGATCACCACCAAGCTCCAGAAGGTTACGCACGCTTTATGTATTCTAATACCGCAATGAGCAGCACTTGTGAAATGATCTATAACTTTATTGATTTTTTAGGGGATACCGATAAAATCACTTCTGAAATTGCCACCTGTTTGTATACAGGTATTATGACGGACACCGGATCTTTTCGCTTTCCTTCCACCACAAGTAGCACCCATAGGATTGTTGCCAATTTAATTGATAAGGGTGCAGAGAATGCAAACATCCACAACGCTATTTTCGATACAAATTCGATAGATAAACTGCATTTACTTGGCTGCGCTTTAAAAAATTTAGTGGCGCTCCCAGAATACCACACCGTATACATTACCCTTTCCAGGGAAGAACTGCAACAATATAACTACAAAAAAGGCGATACTGAAGGGTTTGTTAATTACGGACTTTCTTTGGATGGAATTAAATTTGCCGTTATTTTTATTGAAAGTGTACAAGAGGACCTTATAAAAATTTCGTTACGTTCTAAAGGAGACTTTTCTGTGAACGAGTTTTCCAGGGCACATTTTAATGGCGGTGGACATACCAATGCTGCTGGAGGTAGAAGTGAACTCTCCTTGGAGGAAACCACTAAAAAATTTGAAGAAATTTTAAAAGATTACAAATCCCAATTACAATGA
- the gldI gene encoding gliding motility-associated peptidyl-prolyl isomerase GldI, with the protein MIKTYAPIIAIVLLLTACKQPEARRPVSVKTGSFMRQSIERNKGLLEYEEGLIDSIIKNDTINTYHASSNGYWYYFNTHDSTQVYLPKEGDVVKINYDIRTLSNDTVYSSSEIGIVDFKVDKEDYFPGLRTAVKLIKKGEQATFLFPSSLAYGYHGDDHKIGTNQPIISTITLLDIVEKTSDSISNN; encoded by the coding sequence ATGATAAAAACCTACGCCCCAATAATTGCAATTGTTTTGTTGCTTACAGCCTGTAAGCAACCAGAAGCTCGACGGCCCGTGAGTGTAAAAACGGGATCTTTTATGAGACAATCCATCGAACGCAATAAAGGTTTGCTGGAGTATGAAGAAGGACTAATAGACAGCATTATTAAAAACGATACCATAAACACTTACCACGCTTCTTCCAATGGCTATTGGTACTATTTCAACACCCACGATTCCACACAGGTTTATTTGCCTAAAGAGGGAGATGTGGTTAAAATAAATTACGATATCCGAACATTGTCGAACGATACCGTTTATTCCAGCTCAGAAATTGGCATTGTAGATTTTAAAGTAGATAAAGAAGATTATTTCCCAGGGTTGCGAACGGCCGTAAAACTTATTAAAAAAGGGGAACAGGCAACCTTTCTATTCCCTTCCTCCCTGGCTTATGGCTATCATGGCGATGATCATAAAATAGGCACTAACCAGCCAATTATAAGCACCATTACGCTACTCGATATTGTAGAAAAGACATCGGATAGCATTTCAAATAATTAA
- a CDS encoding peptidylprolyl isomerase, producing MKKLSFIFILAAVLTSCSSSKYSDLGDGMFADIQTTKGDIVVELFYQQTPVTVANFVSLAEGTNTYVTDSLKGKPYYDGVSFHRVIKDFMIQGGDPTGTGSGNPGYKFKDEIVDSLKHDKKGILSMANAGPGTNGSQFFITHKETPFLNGKHTVFGEVVKGIEVVDSIANVKTSQDPMSRDKPVEDVLIKHIQIIRNGKDAKNFDAATIFDAYFAEEAEAQKALENMKKEVAVEFEAQKEKAETTDSGLQYIILEEGDGEKPKVGQTALVEYTGYFENGNIFDTSSMEIAKKFGNVNPGKRDRGMYQPAPMPISPDATIIPGFKEGLLMMQVGDKVRLFIPSYLAYGEAGYGPIAPNTNLVFDLEMIGIQE from the coding sequence ATGAAAAAGTTAAGTTTCATTTTTATTCTTGCTGCTGTGCTTACCTCCTGCTCCAGCTCTAAATATTCAGATCTTGGAGATGGTATGTTTGCAGATATTCAAACAACTAAAGGAGATATTGTAGTAGAACTTTTTTACCAACAAACCCCTGTAACAGTAGCCAATTTTGTAAGCCTTGCTGAAGGTACCAATACTTACGTAACCGATTCTTTAAAAGGGAAACCTTATTACGATGGGGTAAGTTTCCATAGAGTGATAAAAGATTTTATGATTCAAGGAGGAGATCCAACAGGAACCGGAAGCGGTAACCCTGGTTATAAATTTAAGGACGAAATTGTAGATTCCCTTAAACACGATAAAAAAGGTATTCTATCTATGGCCAATGCAGGTCCTGGCACCAATGGAAGTCAGTTTTTTATTACACATAAAGAAACTCCGTTTTTAAATGGTAAACACACCGTATTTGGAGAAGTGGTAAAAGGAATAGAAGTAGTAGATTCCATTGCCAATGTAAAGACCTCTCAAGATCCTATGTCTAGAGACAAACCGGTAGAAGATGTGCTAATAAAGCATATTCAAATAATAAGAAACGGGAAAGACGCCAAGAATTTTGATGCCGCTACCATTTTCGATGCTTATTTTGCTGAAGAGGCTGAAGCACAAAAAGCCCTTGAAAACATGAAGAAAGAGGTTGCTGTGGAATTTGAAGCTCAAAAAGAAAAAGCCGAAACTACCGATTCTGGATTGCAATATATTATCTTGGAAGAAGGTGATGGTGAAAAACCGAAAGTGGGACAAACTGCTTTGGTAGAATATACAGGGTATTTTGAAAACGGAAACATTTTCGATACCAGTTCGATGGAAATTGCTAAAAAATTTGGCAATGTAAATCCAGGCAAACGAGACAGAGGAATGTACCAACCAGCACCGATGCCTATAAGTCCAGATGCTACCATTATCCCAGGTTTTAAAGAAGGCCTATTGATGATGCAAGTTGGGGATAAAGTACGTTTGTTTATTCCTTCATATCTAGCATATGGAGAAGCCGGTTACGGCCCTATTGCCCCAAATACCAATTTGGTTTTCGATTTGGAAATGATAGGCATACAGGAGTAA
- the rpsA gene encoding 30S ribosomal protein S1 yields the protein MAETKETQKAQAAESKAAEAKTEVKETVSQEEFLKNFNWHNYQEGIDQVEDEKLKEFENLVEENFVDTADEEVVEGTVVHLTDREAIIDINAKSEGVISLNEFRYNPNLKVGDKVEVLIDVREDKTGQLVLSHRKARTIKAWDRVNAAHDKGEIVNGFVKCRTKGGMIVDVFGIEAFLPGSQIDVKPIRDYDAYVGKTMEFKVVKINHEFKNVVVSHKALIEADIEEQKKEIIGQLEKGQVLEGTVKNITSYGVFIDLGGVDGLIHITDLSWSRINHPNEVVELDQKLNVVILDFDDNKSRIQLGLKQLQKHPWEALGDEVKVGDKVKGKVVVIADYGAFIEVADGVEGLIHVSEMSWSTHLRSAQDFVNVGDEVEAVVLTLDREDRKMSLGIKQLTPDPWTDITSKYPVGSKHTGIVRNFTNFGVFVELEEGIDGLIYISDLSWTKKIKHPSEFVNVGDKLEVEVLELDVEGRKLSLGHKQTTENPWDKYETEFAEGTVHNAEISEIVDKGATIDFNEDIVAFVPSRHLEKEDGKKLKKGETADFKIIEFNKEFKRVVASHTAIFKEEEEKNVKAAAKRSNQAEKTTLGDANAELQALKDKMEGKN from the coding sequence ATGGCTGAAACTAAAGAAACACAAAAAGCGCAAGCGGCAGAATCTAAAGCTGCTGAAGCAAAAACTGAAGTAAAAGAAACTGTTTCTCAAGAAGAGTTTCTTAAGAACTTTAACTGGCACAATTACCAAGAAGGTATTGACCAAGTTGAGGACGAAAAATTAAAAGAGTTCGAAAATCTTGTTGAAGAGAACTTCGTAGACACAGCTGATGAAGAGGTTGTAGAAGGAACTGTGGTTCACTTAACAGACAGAGAGGCGATTATCGATATCAACGCAAAGTCTGAAGGTGTAATTTCTTTAAACGAGTTTCGTTACAATCCAAACTTAAAAGTTGGAGACAAAGTAGAAGTTTTAATCGACGTTCGCGAAGATAAAACAGGTCAGTTGGTATTATCTCACCGTAAAGCTAGAACTATCAAGGCTTGGGATAGAGTTAATGCTGCTCACGATAAAGGAGAGATTGTTAATGGTTTTGTGAAGTGCAGAACTAAAGGTGGTATGATTGTAGACGTATTCGGTATCGAAGCGTTCTTACCAGGATCTCAAATTGATGTGAAGCCTATTCGCGATTACGATGCGTATGTTGGTAAAACAATGGAATTCAAAGTGGTTAAAATCAACCATGAGTTCAAAAACGTTGTTGTTTCTCACAAAGCGCTTATCGAAGCAGATATCGAAGAACAGAAAAAAGAAATCATCGGACAGCTTGAAAAAGGTCAAGTTCTTGAAGGAACCGTTAAGAATATTACTTCTTACGGGGTATTCATCGACCTTGGTGGCGTAGATGGTCTTATCCACATTACAGATCTTTCTTGGTCTCGTATCAACCACCCGAATGAGGTTGTTGAACTTGATCAGAAATTAAACGTTGTAATCTTAGACTTCGATGATAACAAGTCTAGAATTCAATTAGGTCTTAAGCAATTACAGAAGCACCCATGGGAAGCTCTTGGAGATGAAGTAAAAGTTGGTGATAAAGTTAAAGGTAAAGTAGTTGTTATTGCAGACTACGGTGCGTTTATCGAAGTTGCTGATGGTGTTGAAGGATTGATCCACGTTTCTGAAATGTCTTGGTCTACACACTTACGTTCGGCTCAAGATTTCGTAAATGTTGGAGACGAAGTAGAAGCAGTAGTTCTTACATTAGATCGTGAAGATCGTAAGATGTCTCTTGGTATCAAGCAATTAACGCCAGATCCATGGACAGATATTACTTCTAAGTACCCTGTAGGTTCTAAGCACACAGGAATTGTACGTAACTTTACAAACTTTGGTGTATTTGTTGAATTGGAAGAAGGAATTGACGGATTGATTTATATCTCTGATCTTTCTTGGACTAAGAAAATTAAGCACCCATCTGAATTTGTAAACGTTGGGGACAAGTTGGAAGTAGAAGTGTTAGAATTGGATGTTGAGGGACGTAAGTTAAGTCTTGGTCACAAACAAACTACAGAGAACCCTTGGGACAAGTACGAAACAGAATTTGCTGAAGGAACTGTTCACAATGCAGAAATATCTGAGATTGTAGACAAAGGAGCGACTATCGACTTCAACGAAGATATCGTTGCATTTGTACCTTCTCGTCACTTAGAAAAAGAAGATGGTAAGAAGTTGAAAAAAGGAGAAACTGCCGATTTCAAAATCATTGAGTTCAACAAAGAATTCAAGAGAGTAGTAGCTTCTCATACAGCTATCTTCAAAGAAGAAGAAGAGAAAAATGTTAAAGCCGCTGCAAAACGTAGCAACCAAGCTGAAAAAACAACACTTGGTGATGCTAACGCAGAGCTTCAAGCATTGAAAGATAAAATGGAAGGGAAGAACTAA
- a CDS encoding YeiH family protein, translated as MMLSETTSNKSNKITKWIWMGVAICCTAFLVSPPVALGVGIVLAQFIENPFPVLNHKAIQWLLKIAVVGLGFGMTVNSAISAGKEGFWFTAGSIFTTLLLGLILGKVLGIDKIIAQLISSGTAICGGSAIAAIAPIVKANTKQISISIGVVFLLNSLALFLFPPIGHLLHMTQHQFGLWSAIAIHDTSSVVGAADAYGNEALAMATTVKLARALWILPVSLVFAFLSHGSIKKIKIPYFIGLFILAIILNTYVPQVSSITPWIVSGSKIALSLVLFVIGSTLDFSSLKSVGTRPLFLAVGIWVFISVLSLIVILHTGA; from the coding sequence ATGATGCTTTCAGAAACAACTTCAAATAAATCGAATAAAATCACCAAATGGATATGGATGGGTGTAGCCATCTGTTGCACTGCTTTTTTGGTTTCACCGCCTGTAGCTCTAGGGGTAGGGATAGTATTGGCGCAGTTTATAGAAAATCCTTTTCCTGTTTTAAATCACAAAGCGATACAGTGGCTTCTTAAAATAGCTGTTGTAGGATTAGGTTTCGGGATGACCGTAAATAGTGCCATATCTGCCGGAAAAGAAGGTTTTTGGTTTACAGCAGGTTCAATTTTTACCACATTATTACTTGGTTTAATTCTCGGCAAAGTCTTAGGGATCGATAAAATAATAGCGCAACTTATTTCGTCTGGAACTGCTATTTGCGGTGGGAGCGCCATTGCAGCCATTGCACCTATAGTAAAAGCCAATACCAAGCAAATTTCCATTTCAATAGGGGTGGTATTCCTTTTAAACTCTTTAGCATTGTTTCTGTTTCCACCCATTGGTCATCTATTGCATATGACGCAACATCAGTTTGGGCTGTGGAGTGCCATTGCCATTCACGACACCAGTTCTGTGGTAGGCGCTGCAGATGCTTACGGAAATGAAGCTTTGGCAATGGCAACAACGGTTAAATTAGCTAGAGCGCTGTGGATACTCCCCGTTTCTTTGGTGTTTGCATTTCTTTCCCATGGTTCCATTAAAAAAATCAAAATACCTTATTTTATCGGTTTGTTCATTTTAGCTATTATATTGAATACTTACGTGCCTCAAGTTAGTTCCATTACCCCATGGATAGTTTCTGGATCCAAAATAGCTTTAAGTTTGGTTCTTTTTGTTATTGGGAGCACTTTGGACTTCTCTTCCTTAAAAAGTGTAGGGACTAGGCCTTTATTCTTGGCAGTTGGTATTTGGGTATTTATTTCGGTACTTTCTTTAATCGTTATATTACATACTGGGGCTTAA
- a CDS encoding LysR family transcriptional regulator: MDYKLQIFLKVAERLSFSKAAQELHISQPAVTRHIKSLEDYYNQKLFERKGNSIELTRAGSLLFEKGNEIIGIYKGLEFDMNALIDKTEGVLKIAASTTIAQYILPEALALFKKRYPDIKMVLNNANTAQVERNVLDKTADIGFIEGVSRNRELSYKTFLKDEIVLVFYKNHKLFNAKQISLDKLKGTPLVLREEGSGTLEVITSKLKNSGLELSNFKMEVQLGSSESIKSYLKGSEACAFLSVYSVLDELTSGDLGIVDIEDFSIERIFQTIQLQGDHTSIAQVFMNFLEYHYNIKL; this comes from the coding sequence ATGGATTATAAACTTCAAATTTTTTTAAAAGTTGCCGAGCGTCTTAGTTTTTCAAAAGCCGCTCAAGAGCTTCACATTTCTCAACCAGCGGTGACGCGTCATATTAAATCCCTCGAGGATTACTACAATCAGAAATTATTTGAACGCAAGGGAAATAGTATAGAGCTTACCCGGGCAGGAAGTTTACTGTTTGAAAAAGGGAATGAAATTATCGGTATTTACAAGGGCTTGGAGTTTGATATGAATGCATTGATCGATAAAACAGAGGGTGTTCTGAAAATTGCGGCCAGTACCACCATCGCCCAATATATTTTACCGGAAGCATTGGCACTTTTTAAAAAAAGATATCCAGATATAAAGATGGTGCTCAATAATGCCAATACTGCTCAAGTAGAGAGAAATGTTCTTGATAAAACAGCCGACATAGGCTTTATAGAAGGCGTTTCCAGGAACAGGGAGCTTTCTTATAAAACGTTTTTAAAGGATGAGATTGTATTGGTGTTTTATAAAAACCATAAGCTCTTCAACGCTAAGCAAATCTCATTGGATAAGCTTAAGGGAACACCTTTGGTGCTGCGGGAAGAAGGCTCTGGAACGCTAGAAGTGATCACAAGCAAATTGAAAAATTCAGGTTTGGAACTTTCTAATTTTAAAATGGAAGTGCAGTTGGGGAGCTCAGAAAGTATAAAATCTTATTTAAAAGGCTCCGAAGCGTGTGCGTTTCTCAGTGTTTATTCCGTTTTAGATGAATTGACTTCTGGGGATTTGGGGATTGTGGATATCGAAGATTTCTCAATAGAACGAATTTTTCAAACCATACAATTGCAAGGGGATCACACTTCCATAGCTCAAGTTTTTATGAACTTCTTGGAATATCATTATAACATAAAGTTATAG
- a CDS encoding ArnT family glycosyltransferase, which produces MLNVAILCFVAIIIIAFLKAAPEWEDAEQAYYSQWFRLGYNDQPPLYTWIQILVNKVLGLNRLSLAALRAFWFAGTLMMLYKLSYKIHKNINLSALTTFLVCLIPVFIDFNFRRLTHTSMMCFMCVSLYYWFYRLREDRSLLNYIAFGYIIGLGLLTKYNFVLLLPVFMILPFLDEKTKIVYQDIKILLSFLACLLIIAPHLYWLIDNAAFLSEITHSMRLKTKSNNYGGVPVLTPALAFGKSFINLFLPLLLLFTFQFFRKKLALKKVIPEWFEQAFWCQFIFALICFVVINSSKVSGRWLLPLFLPFLVLLTAKLQPVNIRIWNKWSSRLFYIVILFQIIRTPAEGFLGINSSVQHSFERLNEKLNKDFSNKSWVLPDVTYAGSIKLYQQDRIIYAADDFTLPKNELDSLQTVYVLKEKKLGFVLKDSIIGFGAEKEDLFLCLKLP; this is translated from the coding sequence GTGTTGAATGTTGCAATTTTATGTTTTGTTGCAATTATCATCATTGCTTTTTTGAAGGCTGCACCAGAATGGGAGGATGCTGAACAGGCTTATTACTCGCAATGGTTTCGGTTGGGATACAACGATCAGCCGCCTCTCTATACGTGGATACAAATTTTGGTAAATAAAGTTTTGGGATTAAATAGGCTTTCTTTGGCAGCCTTACGTGCTTTTTGGTTTGCTGGAACGCTAATGATGCTTTATAAGCTTTCTTATAAAATCCACAAGAATATTAATTTGTCGGCATTAACCACCTTTCTGGTTTGTTTAATTCCTGTTTTTATAGATTTTAATTTCCGAAGGCTTACCCATACATCCATGATGTGTTTTATGTGTGTTTCCCTTTATTATTGGTTTTATAGACTAAGGGAAGATAGGAGTCTATTAAATTATATTGCTTTTGGATATATTATAGGTCTCGGCTTGCTTACCAAATACAATTTTGTCTTGCTCCTGCCTGTTTTTATGATTTTACCTTTTTTAGATGAAAAAACTAAAATAGTATATCAAGACATTAAAATACTTTTAAGTTTTCTCGCTTGTCTTTTAATTATAGCACCACACCTTTACTGGTTGATCGATAATGCTGCATTTTTATCGGAGATAACCCATAGCATGCGACTTAAAACAAAATCAAATAATTATGGAGGGGTTCCTGTTCTAACTCCTGCATTGGCATTTGGTAAAAGTTTTATAAATCTATTTTTACCGCTTTTATTGTTGTTTACTTTTCAATTTTTTCGAAAGAAATTAGCTCTAAAAAAGGTTATTCCCGAATGGTTTGAACAAGCATTTTGGTGCCAGTTTATCTTTGCATTGATATGTTTTGTTGTGATCAACTCTTCTAAAGTTTCTGGCCGCTGGTTACTCCCGTTATTTTTACCTTTTTTGGTTTTATTAACTGCTAAATTACAACCTGTAAATATTAGAATTTGGAATAAATGGAGTAGTAGGTTGTTTTATATTGTTATCCTTTTCCAGATAATAAGAACTCCTGCAGAAGGATTTTTGGGTATAAATTCATCAGTGCAGCATTCTTTCGAGCGGTTAAATGAAAAACTTAACAAGGATTTTTCAAATAAAAGTTGGGTTTTGCCAGATGTAACTTATGCGGGAAGTATTAAGCTTTACCAACAGGATCGAATAATTTATGCGGCAGATGATTTTACGCTTCCGAAGAATGAGCTAGACAGCCTCCAAACCGTTTATGTTTTAAAAGAAAAGAAACTTGGATTTGTCTTAAAAGACAGCATCATTGGATTTGGAGCTGAAAAAGAAGATTTGTTTTTATGCCTTAAGTTACCTTAA